Proteins from a single region of Polynucleobacter sp. KF022:
- a CDS encoding TSUP family transporter, with translation MAFFAGLVDAVAGGGGLIQVPALFAAYPDAPPATLLSTNKVSAVGGTLNAARRYLRHVSLPWAVVGPAIVAGFLGSLLGANAVSNFPAEPLRKALPFVLLFLLLYTWFQPSLGEAHAPKILGRFQQLKAAILGLTIGFYDGFFGPGTGSFLLFGFVRFFSFDFLHASAATKLVNVATNLAAILMLASLGQINWTLGFAMMIANIAGSQFGSRLAIKHGSTFVRKAFLVIVSVLILKSAWNAYFVN, from the coding sequence ATGGCTTTTTTTGCCGGGCTGGTTGATGCGGTGGCTGGTGGTGGTGGCCTAATTCAGGTCCCCGCTCTTTTTGCAGCCTACCCAGATGCGCCGCCCGCAACCCTGCTCTCAACCAATAAGGTGTCTGCGGTTGGCGGTACGCTCAATGCTGCGCGAAGATATTTACGGCACGTGTCTTTGCCGTGGGCTGTAGTTGGCCCCGCAATTGTTGCGGGTTTTCTTGGTTCGTTATTGGGCGCTAATGCGGTAAGCAACTTTCCGGCAGAACCACTTCGCAAGGCTTTGCCTTTTGTATTGTTATTTCTATTGTTGTACACCTGGTTTCAGCCTTCGCTCGGTGAGGCCCACGCGCCAAAAATCCTTGGACGCTTTCAACAGCTTAAGGCAGCAATTCTTGGTTTAACAATTGGTTTTTATGACGGCTTCTTTGGTCCGGGCACGGGCAGCTTCTTGCTGTTTGGTTTTGTTCGCTTCTTCAGCTTTGATTTTCTGCATGCTTCTGCTGCAACAAAGCTGGTAAACGTTGCAACCAATCTGGCGGCTATTTTGATGCTAGCCAGCCTTGGGCAAATTAACTGGACGCTTGGTTTTGCCATGATGATTGCCAATATTGCTGGCAGCCAATTTGGAAGTCGCCTAGCAATTAAGCACGGCAGCACCTTTGTTAGAAAGGCTTTTCTGGTTATTGTGAGCGTGCTCATTTTGAAGTCTGCCTGGAACGCTTATTTCGTCAATTAA
- the mnmG gene encoding tRNA uridine-5-carboxymethylaminomethyl(34) synthesis enzyme MnmG → MRYSKNFDVIVVGGGHAGTEAALASARMGCDTLLITHSIENLGAMSCNPSIGGIGKGHLVKEIDAMGGAMAAATDEAGIQFRILNSSKGPAVRATRAQGDRVLYKAAIRRRLENQTNLSLFQAAVDDLLVKGDEVQGVVTQMGLEFMAKKVVLTAGTFLDGKIHVGLNNYAGGRAGDPAAISLSARLKELKLPQGRLKTGTPPRIDGRTIDFSVMLEQPGDLDPVPVFSYLGRPEQHPRQVPCWISHTNERTHDIIRGGLDRSPMYTGVIEGVGPRYCPSIEDKIHRFASRNSHQIFLEPEGLTTNEFYPNGISTSLPFDVQWDLVRSIRGMESAVIVRPGYAIEYDFFDPRQLRHSLETRVIGGLYFAGQINGTTGYEEAAAQGMLAGINAGLAAKGKEPWLPKRSESYIGVLVDDLITRGVQEPYRMFTSRAEYRLSLREDNADMRLTTIGRELGLVDDYRWEVFCRKQEAVSRETSRLQNIWVGPKSEAAPFVSQLLGQDLSHECSLAELLRRPGITYEAITALDSGMWAPESLDEDLGLAAQISDQVEISVKYQGYIERQATEIARQEHNETFPLPESLDYSQVVGLSKEVQQKLNLHKPETLGQAGRISGVTPAALSLLLVHLKKGLGRTQETHE, encoded by the coding sequence ATGCGTTATTCCAAAAATTTCGATGTCATTGTGGTTGGTGGCGGTCATGCCGGGACTGAGGCTGCCCTCGCCTCTGCGCGCATGGGTTGTGACACGTTATTAATTACACATAGCATTGAAAATTTAGGCGCTATGAGCTGCAACCCTTCGATCGGCGGCATCGGCAAAGGCCACTTAGTTAAAGAAATTGATGCTATGGGCGGCGCTATGGCTGCCGCTACTGATGAGGCCGGCATTCAGTTTCGGATTTTGAATTCAAGCAAGGGCCCCGCTGTACGAGCTACTCGTGCCCAGGGCGATCGCGTTCTCTACAAAGCGGCAATTCGCCGTCGTCTAGAAAACCAAACCAATTTAAGTTTGTTTCAGGCTGCTGTTGATGACCTATTGGTTAAGGGTGATGAGGTGCAGGGTGTTGTTACCCAAATGGGCCTGGAATTTATGGCCAAAAAGGTGGTACTTACAGCGGGCACCTTTTTGGATGGCAAGATTCACGTTGGGCTAAATAATTATGCCGGTGGTCGCGCTGGCGACCCCGCAGCAATTTCTTTGTCTGCTAGGTTAAAGGAGTTAAAACTTCCTCAGGGCAGGCTTAAAACGGGTACCCCACCCCGAATTGACGGTAGAACAATAGATTTCTCGGTAATGTTGGAGCAGCCTGGGGATTTAGACCCTGTTCCGGTGTTTTCTTATTTGGGTCGTCCAGAGCAGCATCCTAGACAGGTTCCCTGCTGGATTTCTCATACCAATGAACGAACCCACGACATTATTCGTGGAGGATTAGATCGTTCACCAATGTATACCGGGGTGATCGAGGGGGTCGGTCCCCGCTACTGCCCTTCCATTGAAGACAAGATTCACCGCTTTGCCTCTAGAAATAGCCATCAGATCTTTCTAGAGCCAGAGGGATTAACAACTAACGAGTTTTATCCAAACGGGATCTCTACGAGCCTGCCCTTTGACGTGCAGTGGGATTTGGTTCGAAGCATCCGGGGCATGGAGTCTGCAGTAATCGTGCGGCCAGGGTATGCAATTGAATACGATTTCTTTGATCCGCGCCAATTGCGCCATAGTCTAGAGACTAGGGTTATTGGCGGCCTTTACTTTGCGGGCCAGATCAACGGCACCACGGGTTATGAAGAGGCTGCGGCGCAGGGAATGCTGGCCGGCATCAACGCTGGTTTAGCCGCTAAAGGAAAAGAGCCTTGGTTGCCTAAGCGTAGCGAGTCTTACATAGGTGTTTTGGTTGATGATCTGATCACTCGCGGGGTTCAAGAACCCTATCGCATGTTTACAAGCCGAGCCGAATATCGTCTGAGCTTACGGGAAGATAACGCTGATATGCGTTTGACTACTATTGGGCGAGAGTTGGGCCTGGTCGATGACTATCGCTGGGAAGTGTTTTGTAGGAAACAGGAGGCTGTTTCACGTGAAACATCTCGTTTGCAGAATATTTGGGTGGGCCCCAAGAGCGAGGCCGCCCCGTTTGTTTCTCAATTGTTGGGGCAAGATCTTTCCCATGAATGTAGTTTGGCTGAGCTTCTGAGGCGCCCAGGTATTACTTATGAGGCGATTACGGCTCTGGACAGCGGAATGTGGGCCCCAGAATCTTTGGATGAAGATCTCGGGCTGGCTGCCCAAATAAGCGACCAAGTAGAGATTTCGGTCAAATATCAGGGCTACATCGAGCGTCAAGCGACCGAAATTGCTCGTCAAGAACACAATGAGACATTTCCCCTTCCGGAATCGCTCGATTATTCACAAGTTGTTGGTTTGTCCAAAGAGGTTCAGCAAAAGCTCAACTTGCATAAACCAGAAACATTGGGTCAAGCAGGCCGCATTTCCGGGGTTACCCCCGCAGCCCTTTCCCTTTTATTGGTGCATCTGAAAAAGGGCTTGGGACGCACTCAAGAAACACATGAGTGA
- the rsmG gene encoding 16S rRNA (guanine(527)-N(7))-methyltransferase RsmG: MSEELLALGIEDLGLKLSAANIADLEQFLQEMGRWNQVHNLTAIEGEQDSVRLHLIDSIAVLPVMRRFLKDASPRIADLGSGGGLPAVPIAIVQPEWQLSLIEAIRKKTAFLQHVRGKLKLKNIEVLCERVEVVAVQQPAQFDAVISRAFTNLARFLELSLPFLKPDGLVFAMKAKRADDEMKDVSMEEWRLVADEPLHIPNLAVERRLLVLSPVRKSTLTP; the protein is encoded by the coding sequence ATGAGTGAGGAGCTTCTTGCTTTAGGAATTGAGGATCTTGGTCTGAAATTAAGTGCGGCCAATATTGCCGATTTAGAGCAATTTTTACAAGAAATGGGACGCTGGAACCAGGTTCATAACCTCACGGCTATTGAGGGCGAACAAGATTCTGTGCGACTCCATCTTATTGATTCTATTGCAGTTTTGCCTGTAATGAGGCGATTTTTAAAAGATGCATCCCCTCGAATTGCAGACCTTGGTTCTGGAGGTGGTTTGCCGGCAGTTCCGATTGCGATTGTTCAGCCGGAGTGGCAACTTTCTTTGATTGAAGCCATACGTAAAAAGACGGCATTCTTGCAGCATGTGCGCGGAAAGTTAAAGTTAAAAAACATTGAAGTACTCTGTGAGCGAGTCGAGGTTGTTGCAGTGCAGCAACCAGCACAGTTTGATGCAGTCATTTCTCGTGCATTTACTAACCTGGCGCGCTTTTTAGAGCTGTCATTACCTTTTCTAAAGCCTGATGGTCTGGTATTTGCAATGAAGGCTAAGCGTGCAGATGATGAAATGAAAGATGTTTCCATGGAGGAGTGGCGCTTAGTCGCCGATGAGCCCCTACATATTCCCAATTTAGCGGTGGAGCGACGCCTTTTGGTGCTCTCCCCCGTGAGAAAATCCACCCTCACCCCTTAA
- a CDS encoding AAA family ATPase, protein MAKIFCIANQKGGVGKTTTAVNLAAGLAGLKQRVLLVDLDPQGNATMGSGVEKAELNSSVYQVLIGMASVKECAQRCESSGYDVLPANRDLAGAEIELVDLDLREVRLKDALSQVADDYDFILIDCPPALSLLTLNGLCAANGVIVPMQCEYFALEGLSDLVNTIKQVHANLNPDLVIIGLLRVMFDARMTLQQQVSDQLLEHFGDKVFKSIIPRNVRLAEAPSYGLPGVAFDKSSRGAKAYLEFGAEMVERIKQM, encoded by the coding sequence ATGGCAAAAATATTCTGTATCGCAAATCAAAAAGGCGGCGTTGGCAAGACCACTACTGCCGTTAATTTGGCCGCTGGTTTGGCGGGGCTTAAGCAGCGCGTTTTATTGGTTGACTTAGATCCACAGGGTAATGCAACCATGGGGTCCGGAGTAGAAAAAGCCGAGTTAAATAGCAGCGTATACCAAGTGTTAATTGGTATGGCTTCCGTTAAAGAATGCGCACAGCGTTGTGAAAGTTCTGGCTATGACGTGTTACCAGCCAATCGTGATTTAGCCGGCGCTGAAATTGAATTGGTCGATTTAGATTTGCGCGAAGTGCGATTGAAGGATGCGCTTTCACAGGTCGCTGATGACTACGATTTTATTTTGATCGATTGTCCGCCCGCTTTGTCATTGTTAACACTCAATGGATTGTGCGCAGCAAACGGCGTGATCGTTCCAATGCAATGTGAATATTTTGCGTTGGAAGGATTGTCTGATTTGGTTAACACCATCAAACAAGTGCACGCAAATTTAAATCCAGATTTAGTCATCATTGGATTGTTGCGCGTAATGTTTGACGCGCGCATGACATTGCAACAACAAGTCTCCGATCAGTTGCTCGAACACTTCGGCGACAAAGTTTTCAAGTCCATTATTCCGCGCAACGTGCGCCTAGCCGAAGCCCCTTCCTATGGGCTTCCTGGGGTTGCTTTTGATAAGTCATCGCGTGGCGCAAAAGCGTATCTAGAGTTTGGCGCCGAGATGGTTGAACGCATTAAGCAGATGTAA
- a CDS encoding ParB/RepB/Spo0J family partition protein encodes MVAIKKKGLGRGLEALLGEKTQQASPSTDINRLPLTALQAGKYQPRQKMEAGALQELAESIREQGVMQPLLVRLVAPGKYEIIAGERRFRAATIAGLKEVPVLVSGADDQAAAAMALVENMQREDLNPLEESQGLARLIEEFGFTHEQAAKAVGKSRSAITNLLRLAQLAKPVQAMLLAGDIDMGHARALLPLPGSSQVALAQRISAQGLSVREAERMTAALVIAGGQIGDKKAKSKPGSPAKSADPDMQRLTQEIADLIGLSTEFKLKGNGGELRIRFSQFDELDSLLKKLGIES; translated from the coding sequence ATGGTTGCTATTAAGAAAAAAGGCTTAGGTAGAGGTCTTGAAGCTTTGCTTGGAGAAAAAACCCAACAAGCCAGCCCATCCACCGACATTAACCGTTTACCGCTAACAGCTCTTCAGGCAGGCAAATATCAGCCGCGCCAAAAAATGGAAGCGGGCGCATTACAAGAGTTGGCAGAAAGTATTCGTGAACAAGGCGTGATGCAACCGCTGTTAGTTCGTTTGGTGGCCCCCGGCAAATATGAAATCATCGCTGGCGAAAGACGTTTTCGCGCCGCCACTATTGCTGGGTTAAAAGAGGTTCCTGTTTTAGTTTCTGGTGCAGATGATCAAGCCGCCGCCGCAATGGCTTTGGTTGAAAATATGCAGCGTGAAGATTTAAATCCTCTTGAAGAGTCCCAAGGCTTAGCCAGGTTGATCGAGGAGTTTGGTTTTACGCATGAGCAGGCCGCTAAGGCGGTAGGAAAATCTCGCAGTGCCATTACTAACTTGTTACGGCTGGCCCAGCTGGCAAAGCCGGTACAAGCCATGCTGCTGGCTGGTGACATAGACATGGGACATGCCCGCGCGCTACTTCCGCTTCCAGGCTCTAGTCAGGTTGCTCTAGCCCAAAGAATTTCTGCTCAAGGCCTATCAGTCCGTGAAGCGGAAAGAATGACAGCTGCTTTGGTGATTGCTGGCGGTCAAATAGGCGACAAAAAAGCTAAAAGTAAACCTGGTAGCCCAGCAAAAAGCGCCGATCCCGATATGCAGCGTTTAACCCAAGAAATAGCGGATTTAATTGGTTTAAGTACGGAATTTAAGCTTAAAGGCAACGGCGGAGAGCTCAGAATCCGCTTTAGTCAATTTGATGAGCTTGATTCCTTATTAAAAAAGTTGGGTATTGAGTCATAA
- a CDS encoding ATP synthase subunit I encodes MIPQKNQFSEVNEWDEPEEEVIRVYSKEEIVALQQSNATKYRALSPWKIVLAQMLITTISMVFWSIFGEPVGVSLYTQSAFLGGLISVLPATLFLIRLELAKKSQILNPGRFLAALVSGEFIKIVVTLMLFIGIAYLVPGVLWVPLLVTYLLALKCVWLAWLWR; translated from the coding sequence TTGATTCCTCAAAAAAATCAATTTTCCGAGGTAAATGAGTGGGATGAGCCCGAAGAAGAAGTAATTCGGGTCTACAGCAAGGAAGAGATTGTTGCGTTGCAGCAAAGCAATGCGACAAAGTACCGAGCGCTTTCACCTTGGAAAATAGTGTTGGCTCAAATGTTGATTACGACTATCAGCATGGTGTTTTGGTCAATTTTTGGGGAGCCGGTAGGGGTAAGCCTTTATACTCAGTCGGCCTTTTTAGGTGGTTTAATTAGCGTCTTGCCCGCAACCCTATTTTTAATCAGGTTGGAGTTGGCAAAAAAATCGCAAATATTGAATCCAGGAAGATTTTTGGCGGCATTAGTTTCAGGCGAATTTATCAAAATCGTCGTGACTTTAATGCTGTTTATTGGGATTGCGTATTTAGTCCCAGGCGTGCTTTGGGTCCCCTTATTGGTGACTTACCTGCTTGCCTTGAAGTGTGTTTGGCTGGCGTGGTTGTGGCGCTAA
- the atpB gene encoding F0F1 ATP synthase subunit A — MSSEVNQAHGAAEQMTPTAYISEHLQNLNNSGGQQTSIIDFSIINLDTIFWASLMGLLAVFILLIAARRATPGVPGRFQCFVEMIVEMAETQSKSIVHGDRSYIAPLALFVFFWIILLNTLDLVPVDWVLGVNHFIESFGVHVPHHKVVPTTDLNATMGMSMSVLLLVFFYSFKVKGFGGFLHELVSAPFGAKWYLAPFNLALNIIEYLAKGVSLGMRLFGNMYAGELVFLLIALLGSVWTFNLDLSLFGLVGHVIAGSAWAIFHILVILLQAFIFMMLTLVYIGQAHSHH; from the coding sequence ATGTCTAGCGAAGTAAACCAAGCCCACGGGGCAGCAGAACAAATGACGCCAACAGCGTATATTTCTGAGCACTTACAAAACCTCAACAATTCAGGTGGACAACAGACGTCCATTATTGATTTCAGCATTATCAATTTAGACACGATTTTTTGGGCATCCCTCATGGGTTTGCTCGCTGTATTTATTTTGTTGATTGCGGCTCGTCGTGCAACCCCTGGCGTACCAGGTCGTTTCCAGTGCTTTGTTGAAATGATTGTTGAAATGGCAGAGACACAATCTAAGAGCATTGTTCATGGCGATCGTTCTTACATTGCCCCGCTTGCACTATTTGTATTCTTTTGGATCATCTTGCTAAACACTTTGGACTTAGTGCCGGTGGATTGGGTATTGGGTGTAAATCATTTCATTGAAAGTTTTGGCGTGCATGTGCCACACCATAAAGTTGTGCCAACAACTGACCTCAATGCAACGATGGGCATGTCTATGTCTGTTTTGCTCTTGGTTTTCTTTTACAGCTTCAAGGTAAAAGGTTTTGGCGGATTCTTGCATGAGCTCGTTTCTGCACCGTTTGGCGCTAAGTGGTACTTGGCCCCATTTAACCTTGCTTTGAACATCATCGAATATCTTGCAAAAGGCGTTTCATTGGGAATGCGACTTTTCGGCAACATGTATGCCGGCGAGCTGGTTTTCTTATTGATCGCACTGCTAGGTAGTGTGTGGACATTTAATTTAGATTTATCCCTGTTCGGATTGGTGGGCCATGTTATTGCTGGATCAGCTTGGGCCATCTTCCACATTTTGGTTATTTTGTTGCAAGCCTTTATTTTCATGATGTTGACCTTGGTCTACATCGGGCAAGCGCATAGCCATCACTAA
- the atpE gene encoding F0F1 ATP synthase subunit C, producing MQQFLANIQGFTAIAIGIIIGLGAIGACLGIALMGGKYIEACARQPELMEPLQTKMFLLAGLIDAAFLIGVGVAMLFAFANPLLAVIK from the coding sequence ATGCAACAATTTCTCGCAAACATTCAAGGTTTCACAGCAATCGCTATCGGCATCATCATCGGCCTCGGCGCGATCGGTGCTTGTTTAGGTATTGCATTGATGGGCGGTAAGTACATCGAAGCTTGTGCACGTCAACCAGAATTGATGGAGCCACTCCAAACTAAGATGTTCCTTTTGGCTGGTTTGATCGACGCTGCGTTCTTGATCGGCGTTGGTGTTGCAATGTTGTTTGCTTTCGCAAACCCACTGCTCGCAGTTATTAAGTAA
- a CDS encoding F0F1 ATP synthase subunit B → MNLNATLFAQMIVFFVLWWVVARFVWPPLVKALDERSSKIADGLAAAERGKEALALASNEAEQELTKARQEGVQRVAEAEKRAQMSAEEIRANAQAEAARIISQAKQDADQQVTRAREVLRAEVALLAVKGAEQILRREVDAKAHGQLLDQLKAEL, encoded by the coding sequence GTGAATCTGAACGCGACCCTATTCGCGCAAATGATCGTTTTCTTCGTCTTATGGTGGGTTGTTGCACGCTTTGTGTGGCCGCCGCTTGTTAAGGCGTTAGATGAACGTTCAAGCAAAATTGCTGATGGTTTAGCTGCTGCCGAGCGCGGTAAAGAAGCTCTCGCATTAGCCAGCAATGAAGCTGAGCAAGAATTAACAAAAGCACGCCAAGAAGGTGTTCAACGCGTTGCCGAAGCTGAAAAACGTGCACAAATGTCAGCCGAAGAAATTCGCGCTAACGCACAAGCTGAAGCAGCTCGAATCATTTCTCAAGCAAAGCAAGATGCAGATCAACAAGTAACTCGCGCTCGCGAAGTATTGCGCGCTGAAGTAGCTTTGTTGGCTGTTAAAGGTGCCGAGCAAATTTTGCGTCGTGAAGTTGATGCAAAAGCTCATGGCCAGTTGCTTGACCAACTAAAGGCAGAACTTTGA
- a CDS encoding F0F1 ATP synthase subunit delta codes for MADLATIARPYAEALFQSAKPAELAGCLEQLNELAQLAALPEVAALSNNPKVSADDLSKLLSGMVKTKLDGKVASFLNLVNQNHRLAAVPEIAHQFEAMKNKSEGAAEVNITSAFPLEGSALNDLLSSLKKRFGGKELRPTIQVDPTLIGGVRIQVGDEVMDSSVKAQLAQMQASLGA; via the coding sequence ATGGCTGATTTAGCCACTATTGCACGTCCTTATGCGGAAGCGCTTTTTCAAAGCGCCAAGCCGGCTGAGCTTGCTGGATGTTTGGAGCAGTTAAACGAATTGGCGCAGCTTGCTGCTTTGCCAGAAGTTGCTGCTTTATCAAACAACCCAAAAGTATCCGCTGATGATTTGAGCAAGCTGCTCTCTGGCATGGTGAAGACCAAGCTTGATGGCAAGGTTGCTAGCTTTCTGAATCTTGTAAATCAAAACCACCGCTTAGCGGCTGTTCCTGAAATTGCTCATCAATTTGAAGCAATGAAAAACAAGAGCGAAGGCGCAGCAGAAGTAAACATTACCAGCGCATTCCCTTTAGAGGGTTCTGCGTTGAATGATTTGTTGTCAAGTTTGAAGAAGCGCTTTGGGGGTAAAGAATTGCGCCCAACTATTCAAGTTGACCCAACATTGATTGGCGGTGTTCGCATTCAAGTTGGCGACGAAGTAATGGATAGTTCAGTTAAGGCCCAGTTAGCTCAAATGCAAGCAAGTCTTGGCGCATAA
- the atpA gene encoding F0F1 ATP synthase subunit alpha: MQLNPSEISELIKSRISELGVDSQVRNEGTVISVTDGICRVHGLSGVMQGEMLEFPNNTIGLALNLERDSVGAVVLGEYTHIKEGDPVKCTGRILEVPVGPELLGRVVNALGQPIDGKGPINTKLTDFIEKVAPGVIARQSVSQPVQTGLKAIDAMVPIGRGQRELIIGDRQTGKTAVAVDAIINQKGKGVYCVYVAIGQKASTIANVVRKLTELGAMEYTVVVAASASESAAMQYLSAYAGCTMGEYFRDRGEDALIVYDDLTKQAVAYRQISLLLRRPPGREAYPGDVFYLHSRLLERAARVNAEYVEKFTNGAVKGKTGSLTALPIIETQAGDVSAFVPTNVISITDGQIFLETDLFNAGVRPAINAGISVSRVGGAAQTKVIKKLSGGIRTDLAQYRELAAFAQFASDLDEATRKQLERGRRVTELCKQAQYKPLQVWEMAASLYAVNNGYFDDLEVKNVLAFEKGLQDHLKSKYADLVARIEETKDLSKDDEAALRAAIEDYKRSASF; this comes from the coding sequence ATGCAACTCAACCCTTCCGAGATCAGCGAGCTGATCAAAAGCCGAATTAGCGAATTGGGCGTTGACTCCCAAGTTCGCAACGAAGGCACTGTTATTTCAGTGACCGACGGTATTTGCCGCGTACATGGCTTGTCAGGCGTTATGCAGGGCGAAATGTTGGAGTTTCCAAACAACACTATCGGCCTCGCGTTAAACCTTGAACGTGATTCTGTTGGTGCCGTAGTGTTGGGTGAATACACCCACATTAAAGAAGGCGACCCAGTTAAATGTACTGGTCGCATTTTGGAAGTTCCAGTTGGCCCAGAGTTGCTCGGTCGCGTTGTAAACGCGCTCGGTCAACCGATTGATGGCAAAGGCCCAATCAACACCAAGTTAACTGACTTTATTGAAAAAGTTGCTCCTGGCGTTATCGCACGTCAATCTGTTAGCCAGCCAGTACAAACTGGTTTGAAGGCGATTGATGCGATGGTTCCAATTGGCCGTGGTCAGCGTGAGTTGATCATTGGCGACCGCCAAACTGGTAAGACAGCTGTTGCGGTTGACGCGATCATTAACCAAAAAGGTAAAGGCGTTTATTGCGTTTACGTAGCGATCGGTCAAAAAGCTTCTACTATTGCTAACGTTGTTCGCAAGCTCACAGAATTGGGCGCGATGGAGTACACCGTGGTTGTTGCAGCGAGTGCTTCTGAGTCTGCAGCGATGCAGTACCTCTCTGCTTACGCAGGTTGCACCATGGGCGAATACTTCCGTGACCGCGGCGAAGACGCTTTGATTGTTTACGATGACTTGACCAAGCAAGCAGTTGCTTATCGTCAAATCTCCTTGTTGCTCCGCCGCCCACCAGGCCGCGAAGCTTATCCTGGCGACGTGTTCTACCTCCACTCACGCTTGCTCGAGCGCGCTGCTCGTGTAAATGCTGAGTATGTTGAGAAGTTCACTAACGGCGCAGTAAAAGGTAAAACTGGTTCTTTGACCGCATTGCCAATTATTGAAACTCAAGCTGGCGACGTTTCTGCATTCGTTCCAACCAACGTAATTTCGATTACTGACGGTCAGATCTTCTTGGAAACTGACTTGTTCAACGCTGGTGTACGTCCTGCGATTAACGCTGGTATTTCTGTATCCCGCGTTGGTGGTGCTGCACAAACTAAAGTTATTAAGAAATTGTCTGGCGGTATTCGTACCGACTTAGCGCAATATCGTGAATTGGCAGCGTTTGCACAGTTCGCGTCTGACCTCGACGAAGCAACCCGCAAGCAGTTAGAGCGCGGTCGTCGTGTTACTGAATTGTGTAAGCAAGCTCAATACAAGCCACTCCAAGTTTGGGAAATGGCTGCTTCACTCTATGCTGTTAATAACGGCTACTTCGATGACCTCGAAGTGAAGAATGTATTGGCCTTCGAAAAAGGTTTGCAAGATCATTTGAAATCTAAATACGCTGACTTAGTTGCTCGTATTGAAGAGACTAAAGACTTGAGCAAAGATGACGAAGCTGCATTGCGCGCCGCTATTGAGGATTACAAGCGTTCTGCCTCTTTCTAA
- the atpG gene encoding F0F1 ATP synthase subunit gamma has protein sequence MASTKEIRSKIKSVQNTRKITKAMEMVAASKMRRAQERMRNARPYAEKIREIVANLSKANPEFRPAYMATREVKKVGTILVTTDKGLCGGLNTNVLRLIANQVRDLQENNIEIAYTAIGSKGLQFLNRSKAKLISQTIQIGDTPHLDVLIGAITTQLEAFERGEIDAVYLAYTRFVNAMKQEPVLEKLLPLEAEALTPEEKTGNSWDYIYEPDAESILNGLLKRYVEAMIYQAVAENMASEQSARMVSMKAASDNAKNVIGELQLDYNKTRQAAITKELSEIVGGAAAV, from the coding sequence ATGGCAAGCACAAAAGAGATACGATCTAAGATCAAGAGCGTGCAAAACACGCGCAAGATCACGAAGGCAATGGAAATGGTCGCCGCATCCAAGATGCGTCGCGCCCAGGAGCGCATGCGTAATGCGCGCCCATACGCTGAAAAAATTCGTGAGATTGTTGCCAATCTTTCTAAAGCAAATCCCGAGTTCCGCCCTGCTTACATGGCAACTCGTGAAGTGAAGAAGGTTGGTACGATTTTGGTTACGACAGACAAGGGCTTGTGCGGCGGTTTAAATACCAACGTCTTGCGTTTGATTGCTAACCAAGTGCGCGATTTGCAAGAAAACAATATTGAGATTGCGTACACCGCAATTGGTTCAAAAGGTTTGCAATTTTTGAATCGCTCAAAAGCAAAACTGATTTCTCAAACAATTCAAATTGGCGATACGCCGCATTTGGATGTTTTGATTGGTGCGATTACTACCCAATTGGAAGCGTTTGAGCGCGGCGAGATTGATGCTGTTTATTTGGCATATACCCGCTTCGTAAATGCAATGAAACAAGAGCCTGTTTTAGAAAAACTCTTGCCTTTGGAGGCAGAAGCTTTGACTCCAGAAGAGAAAACAGGCAACTCTTGGGATTACATCTACGAACCTGACGCAGAGTCCATTTTGAATGGCCTGCTTAAGCGTTACGTTGAAGCAATGATTTATCAGGCGGTTGCTGAAAACATGGCTTCTGAGCAGTCTGCACGTATGGTCTCAATGAAGGCCGCTTCAGATAATGCGAAGAACGTAATTGGCGAATTGCAATTGGATTACAACAAGACACGACAAGCTGCTATTACTAAAGAGTTGTCAGAAATTGTTGGCGGAGCGGCTGCGGTTTAA